Proteins from a genomic interval of Ptychodera flava strain L36383 chromosome 7, AS_Pfla_20210202, whole genome shotgun sequence:
- the LOC139137707 gene encoding tetratricopeptide repeat protein 28-like gives MGVSCSKSVTVVVADTSHRATQAKVSRGETQNQENSNFSYSKLNESKVASTSLHQQMKHGDYVQGCEEGGTCLTFEPETEAQSVEDVEISIQFHEKSLIDLKAKHGEDAVHSDIATTLDNLGSSYHSLGKFQIALRFHQKAFKMRQEIYGERASHLDLAESYENLGLTFVAIGKHDEAVSHHLKALEIRKHVHADRERHPDIAVSLHHLGRAYELQGNGRLAIDYNKQCLEMRKRIYGDKPNPYIASSFNNLGLAYDCNGDHDNAVECHRQAIEIRKKVYGKSVAHASTAVSYSNLGCSYHALEKYKEAIVNHEEALKIEKIVFRLNSTHPTIATTLVNLGMAHRHLGDYKKAEEYLLMALTIRRKAYDKTHPEIMSSLSGFGDLLSIQGDHKLAVGYYEQALSVHGKIYNITDSDNAEKVALLTKIANAYRSMEDHDRAIKNFEEALTVDRKLSDSGDRKLNTATLLNNLGIEYTKKTDYKNAIKFYLESLDVERNSRGHDSTDESIVITLHNLGNAYESLSDYDNAVKYYQEVLKLCRDANNNAFDKGVTLFNLGNIHYQMERFSQAIDILSDALKVAEKQTSSPSDNIASILNKIGRAHFYLEQYQESLKFFTDEYEMQKKIYGEDAVNSDLATSLNNLAHAFEELRRYKDAAEYYGKSVRMRKELYGEKSYPNIIIPLKGLGRIHMALNDHKQAITVNEEILTMLRSIHQDLTHPEVITKLSLIGNLYNQTGHHQKAIEFHQEALKLNENVHGRDSPSQGTAQCLFNIAKVYHCMRGYLKAMDYYRRALVMYKTVNGQNTAYGDIAVVLNNLANCCGDVKNHELALKYQLESLELLQKVHGENATNGDIASLLDNIGHRYSSLGEYKMAVEQHDKSLQMRRQLHGEDKSHSDIAASLDSLGCAYHAMGEFKKAKKYFSESLNMLFDIHGKNAVRLDIACRLTNLGASFKALGNYGEALSYYEKGLQMKQEYYSDDHAEIADTLDSIGGVYEALGEGQKGVQYHNQALKMRQNLHAD, from the exons ATGGGCGTATCGTGCAGTAAGAGTGTCACCGTTGTCGTTGCCGACACGTCTCACAGAGCAACACAG GCGAAGGTTTCCCGCGGAGAAACGCAAAATCAAGAAAACTCCAATTTTAGttattcaaaacttaatgaaagcAAAGTGGCATCCACCAGTCTTCACCAGCAAATGAAACATGGCGATTATGTGCAGGGATGTGAAGAGGGAGGAACATGCCTCACTTTCGAGCCAGAAACAGAAGCACAAAGTGTTGAAGATGTGGAAATATCGATTCAATTTCACGAGAAATCCCTGATAGATCTGAAAGCCAAGCATGGTGAAGATGCTGTGCACTCTGATATCGCTACCACTCTGGATAACCTTGGAAGTTCTTATCATTCCCTTGGTAAGTTTCAAATTGCTTTGCGCTTTCATCAAAAGGCTTTTAAGATGCGACAAGAAATCTACGGAGAGAGAGCATCGCATCTAGATCTTGCAGAGTCCTATGAAAATCTTGGGCTGACGTTTGTCGCCATTGGTAAGCACGATGAAGCTGTAAGCCACCATTTGAAAGCCCTGGAGATTAGGAAACATGTTCACGCCGACCGCGAGCGCCACCCCGATATCGCAGTCTCACTTCACCATCTTGGCAGAGCTTACGAATTACAAGGTAATGGTAGACTAGCCATTGACTACAACAAACAGTGTCTTGAGATGAGAAAACGTATCTATGGAGATAAGCCAAATCCATATATTGCTTCCTCTTTTAATAATCTTGGACTGGCTTACGACTGTAACGGTGACCATGACAACGCTGTCGAATGCCACAGACAGGCCATAGAGATACGAAAGAAAGTCTACGGAAAGAGCGTCGCTCACGCATCAACCGCCGTTTCCTATAGCAACCTTGGCTGTAGTTACCATGCGTTGGAGAAGTACAAAGAAGCTATAGTGAACCATGAAGAAGCTTTAAAAATCGAAAAGATAGTGTTTCGCCTTAATTCCACTCACCCTACCATTGCAACTACTTTAGTCAACTTAGGGATGGCTCACAGACATCTTGGTGACTATAAAAAGGCAGAGGAATATCTCTTAATGGCTCTTACTATCAGAAGGAAGGCTTATGATAAAACGCACCCAGAGATAATGTCATCACTGAGTGGTTTTGGTGATTTGCTCTCTATACAAGGTGATCACAAGTTAGCTGTTGGATATTACGAGCAAGCTTTGTCAGTTCATGGTAAGATCTATAATATCACAGACAGTGACAATGCTGAAAAGGTGGCGCTGCTCACAAAAATTGCCAATGCGTATAGGTCCATGGAAGACCACGATAGGGCTATCAAAAACTTTGAAGAAGCACTCACAGTAGACAGGAAATTGTCAGATTCTGGTGACAGAAAATTGAACACGGCAACTTTGTTGAACAACTTAGGAATTGAGTATACAAAGAAGACAGACTATAAAAATGCGATTAAGTTTTATCTGGAGTCACTGGACGTTGAAAGAAATAGTCGGGGTCACGATTCCACCGACGAAAGCATCGTCATAACACTTCACAATCTTGGCAACGCGTATGAATCACTATCGGATTACGACAATGCAGTAAAGTATTACCAAGAGGTACTGAAGTTATGCAGAGACGCTAATAACAATGCTTTTGACAAAGGTGTTACCCTTTTTAACCTTGGTAACATACATTACCAGATGGAAAGGTTTTCTCAAGCGATTGACATTCTGTCCGACGCATTGAAAGTGGCCGAGAAACAAACTAGCTCACCTTCTGATAATATTGCAAGTATCCTTAATAAGATTGGTCGGGCACATTTTTATTTAGAACAATATCAGGAATCCCTAAAGTTCTTTACTGATGAATATGAGATGCAAAAGAAAATATACGGTGAAGATGCGGtcaactcagatttggcaactTCATTGAATAACCTGGCCCATGCATTTGAAGAGTTGAGGCGATACAAAGATGCTGCTGAATATTACGGCAAGTCTGTTAGAATGAGAAAGGAACTGTATGGTGAGAAAAGCTATCCAAATATAATCATACCTCTGAAGGGATTAGGAAGAATCCATATGGCTTTGAATGATCATAAACAAGCAATTACAGTTAACGAAGAAATATTAACAATGCTGAGAAGTATTCACCAGGACTTAACACATCCTGAAGTCATCACAAAACTTTCTCTCATCGGTAACTTGTACAACCAAACTGGACATCACCAGAAAGCCATAGAATTTCACCAAGAAGCTCTGAAACTGAATGAAAATGTTCATGGCCGTGATAGCCCTTCTCAAGGCACTGCGCAATGTCTGTTCAATATAGCGAAGGTTTATCATTGTATGCGTGGGTATTTAAAGGCAATGGATTATTACAGAAGAGCGTTGGTCATGTACAAAACAGTCAATGGCCAAAATACTGCATACGGTGACATTGCAGTTGTTTTGAATAATCTTGCAAATTGTTGCGGTGATGTCAAGAATCATGAACTGGCTCTTAAATACCAGTTGGAGTCATTAGAACTGCTCCAGAAAGTACATGGAGAGAACGCCACCAATGGGGACATTGCATCACTACTGGATAATATCGGTCATCGATACTCTTCACTTGGCGAATACAAGATGGCTGTTGAACAACATGATAAATCCTTACAAATGAGAAGACAGTTACACGGCGAAGACAAATCACACTCTGACATCGCTGCCTCCTTAGACAGTCTCGGTTGTGCTTACCATGCAATGGGGGAATTCAAGAAAGCTAAGAAGTATTTCTCAGAAAGTTTAAATATGCTGTTTGATATACACGGTAAGAATGCCGTGAGGCTAGACATTGCCTGTAGACTGACAAACTTGGGAGCCAGCTTTAAAGCACTCGGAAATTATGGAGAAGCACTGTCTTATTATGAAAAAGGGCTTCAGATGAAACAGGAATATTATAGTGATGATCATGCAGAAATTGCCGACACACTGGATAGCATCGGAGGTGTTTATGAAGCACTGGGCGAAGGCCAGAAAGGAGTTCAATATCACAATCAGgctttgaaaatgagacaaaaccTACATGCTGATTAA